One Blastopirellula marina genomic window carries:
- a CDS encoding secretin N-terminal domain-containing protein: MPNGQDAQTVALGSPAKRDLLGSAGLLRGVMCLAVIYAVSFLTPYCSAEGISPRIEAALKQRGDLTLRDTSLQQALYTIGEIWSINVVLGGRIEGQINGTFRDAPLYDILDSILLVNGYGYRPVGDSLVIVPLAELGTSNPMFRSDTIALRHANAAEIIPALDSLKSKGGSIQAIASANSLAVVDYPSHLASIREAANQIDQVAANSGAAPGNRVVTDVLNYRPEYIDAKSLLEAIQSLISSDGRAAVVESENQVIVIDRPDNLRMIESMLQRLDVPKPQVRITALIYDIDLDDLESLGVNWSQAFKGRTNADGVSQNIFGIESALAIPTAAGDPTGVMTFQTLSGSFDLRAIVDLVREMDDSRLLADPNVVVVNREKASIEIVTEIPYQQLTQTSGGGNIGTTAFREAGVMLTVTPRIAADGTIEMDVVPSFSRLTGYSDGANPQPIIDRRETSTTVRVADGQILVIGGLRQRIDISNDNGIPYLKDLKYVGKLFRYRRTQVRESELVVFLKTEILPCPTMAMDCRHTDAYEESTAKLDAIPFASKYPWPKMSPPPPGVRATSFGPDPRRNLQAPPVENGPPIHGPQQGPMMYEEVLPPENGPLLRESHLPQRLPIVR; encoded by the coding sequence ATGCCAAACGGCCAGGACGCCCAAACAGTCGCCTTAGGTTCCCCAGCGAAACGAGATCTGCTCGGTTCGGCCGGGCTGCTGCGCGGCGTCATGTGCCTGGCAGTGATCTATGCTGTCTCCTTCCTAACGCCTTATTGCTCGGCTGAAGGAATCAGCCCACGCATCGAAGCCGCCCTGAAACAGCGCGGTGATCTCACGCTTCGTGATACGTCGCTTCAGCAAGCCCTTTATACCATTGGCGAGATCTGGAGCATCAACGTCGTCCTGGGAGGCCGCATCGAAGGTCAAATCAACGGTACTTTTCGGGATGCTCCGCTGTATGACATTCTCGATTCCATCCTACTGGTGAATGGATACGGCTATCGACCGGTTGGCGATAGCCTCGTGATTGTACCGCTAGCAGAATTGGGGACGTCGAATCCGATGTTCCGATCCGATACGATCGCTTTGCGACATGCGAACGCGGCCGAGATCATCCCGGCGCTAGATTCTCTGAAATCGAAAGGGGGTTCGATTCAAGCAATCGCTTCGGCAAACAGCCTAGCCGTTGTCGATTATCCGAGCCACCTCGCGTCGATTCGCGAAGCCGCAAACCAAATCGATCAGGTCGCCGCCAATTCGGGCGCAGCTCCCGGTAACCGTGTCGTCACCGACGTCTTGAACTACCGACCTGAGTATATCGACGCTAAGAGCCTACTGGAGGCAATTCAGTCGCTGATCAGTTCCGATGGGCGTGCTGCCGTGGTGGAATCGGAAAATCAGGTGATTGTGATCGATCGACCTGATAACCTCCGTATGATCGAGAGTATGCTTCAGCGACTTGACGTACCCAAGCCGCAAGTTCGGATCACGGCGCTGATCTACGACATCGACTTGGACGACCTGGAAAGCCTCGGTGTGAACTGGAGTCAGGCCTTCAAGGGACGCACCAACGCCGATGGTGTCTCGCAAAACATCTTTGGCATTGAGTCCGCACTGGCAATTCCGACCGCGGCCGGAGATCCTACTGGGGTGATGACCTTCCAAACGCTCAGCGGCAGCTTCGATCTGCGGGCGATTGTCGACCTGGTTCGCGAAATGGACGATTCCCGTCTGTTGGCCGACCCGAACGTCGTGGTTGTCAATCGTGAAAAAGCATCGATCGAAATCGTCACGGAAATTCCTTACCAGCAACTGACGCAGACATCGGGTGGTGGAAATATCGGAACAACTGCTTTCCGCGAAGCGGGCGTGATGTTGACTGTCACACCACGAATTGCTGCGGATGGAACGATCGAAATGGATGTCGTCCCCAGCTTCAGCCGCTTGACCGGCTACAGTGACGGGGCGAACCCACAGCCAATCATCGACCGCCGCGAAACGAGCACAACGGTTCGCGTCGCCGATGGTCAGATCTTGGTGATTGGTGGTTTGCGACAGCGTATCGACATCAGCAATGACAACGGTATCCCTTACCTGAAAGATTTGAAGTACGTCGGAAAGTTGTTCCGATATCGTCGAACCCAAGTTCGTGAAAGCGAATTGGTGGTGTTCCTCAAGACCGAGATCTTGCCTTGTCCCACGATGGCGATGGATTGTCGGCATACCGACGCGTACGAAGAGTCGACGGCGAAGCTCGATGCTATTCCATTCGCCTCGAAGTACCCGTGGCCCAAGATGTCGCCGCCACCGCCGGGCGTACGTGCGACGTCGTTTGGTCCTGATCCGCGACGCAACCTGCAAGCACCGCCCGTCGAGAATGGGCCACCAATTCATGGGCCGCAACAAGGGCCAATGATGTACGAAGAAGTGCTGCCGCCGGAGAACGGACCCCTACTGCGTGAATCGCACCTGCCACAGCGATTGCCAATCGTGCGATAG
- a CDS encoding ABC transporter permease, whose product MTTVELNNEQAATEPAKSNQGWWQTIDGHLEAWGEYLNPILVKETRQALKSRQFAVTFGLVLITSWIWSVMAIYLRYPGILYSPDGPFLLVGYLDILLFPLVVIIPFSAFRSLASEREDGTFELLSISTLTPRQIINGKLVSSILQMLVYLSALAPCIGFTYLLRGIDIITLAYVITVAFLASILLSAVGLVLACVTQQRHWQSALSVIVILLFIFLFGIGVTISYGAIYEDTGWRMYDQQEFWIVTFALLTVYGSYLHLIIEVAAAQITFESENRSAGIRIAMLIQHFLAVGWLGYVAIQIPREEEFLQILPTILCLHWFIMGSFINGESPVLSPRVKRTIPSYLTDRLWRNWRIPGPDRGYIFVLTGLLSGVLATAFLAWCNTFTSLSTSEATRCITYSFGLLAYTVFFLSAGRLLLRTMNLIFRADIFVSVITHVLMLMAAIMVPLGFQVLFNRTMDSSFNHWTNPFWFFIKAMSNRNFVESPEVVVFLMFLGMMATGLMLLNIMLGAAELVPSRAKSGREEEESPVDLPPEVEDPLLS is encoded by the coding sequence ATGACAACGGTCGAACTCAACAACGAACAAGCCGCCACCGAGCCTGCAAAATCGAATCAAGGGTGGTGGCAAACGATCGACGGCCATCTGGAAGCATGGGGTGAGTACCTGAACCCCATTCTGGTCAAGGAAACTCGCCAGGCGCTAAAGAGTCGTCAGTTCGCCGTAACGTTCGGCTTAGTGCTGATCACCAGTTGGATTTGGTCGGTGATGGCGATCTATCTTCGCTATCCTGGGATTTTGTATTCTCCGGATGGACCGTTTCTGCTAGTCGGTTATCTCGATATTTTGCTGTTCCCGCTCGTCGTGATCATCCCCTTCTCAGCGTTTCGTTCCCTTGCCTCCGAGCGAGAAGATGGAACGTTTGAACTGCTCTCCATTTCGACGCTGACACCACGGCAGATCATCAATGGAAAGCTGGTCAGTTCGATCTTGCAGATGCTGGTCTACCTTTCGGCACTGGCCCCCTGTATCGGCTTCACCTACCTGCTGCGTGGGATCGATATCATTACGCTGGCATACGTCATCACCGTGGCATTTCTCGCCTCGATCCTTCTCTCCGCTGTCGGGCTCGTACTGGCATGCGTTACCCAACAGCGGCACTGGCAGTCTGCTTTGTCCGTGATTGTGATCTTGCTGTTCATCTTCCTGTTTGGGATTGGCGTGACGATTAGCTATGGCGCGATTTACGAAGACACAGGCTGGCGAATGTACGATCAGCAAGAATTCTGGATCGTTACGTTTGCCTTACTAACTGTTTACGGGAGCTACCTGCATCTGATCATTGAGGTCGCCGCAGCTCAGATTACATTTGAAAGCGAGAATCGCTCGGCTGGGATTCGTATCGCCATGTTGATTCAGCATTTCCTAGCCGTTGGCTGGTTGGGATACGTCGCAATTCAAATCCCTCGAGAAGAAGAATTCCTCCAGATCCTGCCGACGATCTTGTGTTTGCACTGGTTCATCATGGGCTCGTTCATCAACGGCGAATCTCCGGTATTGTCTCCCCGAGTGAAACGGACGATTCCCAGTTATCTTACCGATCGCCTGTGGCGTAACTGGCGGATTCCCGGTCCGGATCGTGGTTACATCTTCGTCTTAACCGGGCTCTTGAGCGGCGTCCTCGCGACTGCCTTTCTCGCGTGGTGCAATACGTTCACAAGCCTAAGTACTTCCGAAGCGACACGCTGTATCACCTACAGCTTCGGCCTGTTGGCTTATACCGTGTTCTTCTTAAGCGCTGGCCGACTCCTGCTGCGGACGATGAACTTGATTTTCCGGGCGGACATCTTCGTGTCCGTAATCACGCACGTATTGATGTTGATGGCAGCGATTATGGTGCCGCTCGGATTTCAGGTGCTGTTTAATCGGACGATGGATTCTTCGTTCAATCATTGGACCAACCCATTTTGGTTCTTCATTAAGGCGATGAGCAATCGCAATTTCGTCGAGTCGCCCGAGGTCGTTGTCTTTCTGATGTTCCTTGGCATGATGGCAACTGGCTTGATGCTATTGAATATCATGCTGGGGGCCGCGGAACTCGTACCGAGTCGCGCCAAAAGTGGACGCGAGGAAGAAGAATCGCCGGTCGATCTCCCCCCGGAGGTCGAGGACCCGCTACTCTCGTAA
- a CDS encoding ATP-binding cassette domain-containing protein, which translates to MIATRTPVIELRRLHRFFGKTKAVNDVSFEVYQGQVYGYIGPNGAGKTTSMRILATLDLPTAGDALIDGYSVINDPDRVRRRLGFMPDAFGVYPNVNCREYLDFFARSYGLRGRERRLAMDKTMEFTGLDVLAEKPISGLSKGMKQRLCLGRSMIHDPAVLILDEPAAGLDPRARIELREMIARLAKNGKTILVSSHILTELAEMCDVVGIIEQGQLLATGSVADIQRGQLTKSRVRVRVLENTQGLADWLAAKEGYDEIVIDGELLHFSHIGERAEEALLLKEMIETGFRVAEFGARHSTLEDVFLNVTKGRVQ; encoded by the coding sequence ATGATTGCAACGCGCACTCCTGTCATCGAACTTCGACGACTCCACCGATTCTTCGGCAAGACGAAAGCCGTCAATGACGTCTCGTTCGAGGTTTACCAAGGACAAGTCTATGGTTACATCGGCCCCAACGGCGCCGGCAAAACGACCAGCATGCGCATTCTCGCGACGTTGGATTTGCCAACTGCGGGCGACGCATTGATCGATGGGTATTCAGTGATCAACGATCCTGATCGCGTACGTCGTCGACTAGGTTTCATGCCCGACGCATTTGGCGTTTACCCAAACGTGAATTGCCGCGAGTATCTCGACTTCTTTGCCCGTTCGTATGGTTTACGAGGGCGCGAACGCCGATTGGCGATGGATAAAACGATGGAGTTCACTGGACTCGACGTTCTCGCCGAGAAGCCAATCAGCGGACTCTCGAAAGGGATGAAGCAGCGATTGTGCCTTGGCCGGTCGATGATTCACGATCCGGCAGTGTTGATTCTCGACGAACCAGCCGCGGGACTCGATCCGCGAGCTCGGATTGAATTGCGAGAAATGATTGCTCGACTCGCTAAGAATGGGAAAACGATCCTGGTCAGCTCGCACATTTTGACGGAGCTGGCCGAAATGTGCGATGTCGTTGGTATCATCGAGCAAGGTCAACTTCTCGCGACTGGCAGCGTGGCCGATATCCAGCGTGGCCAACTCACCAAGAGCCGCGTTCGCGTCCGAGTTTTAGAGAACACCCAAGGTCTTGCCGACTGGCTGGCGGCCAAAGAAGGTTATGACGAAATCGTGATTGATGGCGAACTGCTTCACTTCTCCCACATCGGCGAACGTGCGGAAGAGGCACTTCTGCTGAAAGAGATGATCGAGACCGGTTTTCGTGTCGCTGAGTTTGGGGCACGGCACTCGACCCTGGAAGATGTCTTCCTCAACGTGACGAAAGGCCGAGTGCAATGA
- the nadE gene encoding NAD(+) synthase — translation MLNVKVAAAVLNQTPMDWEGNTRNILEALEKARDAGASVICLPELCITGYGCEDAFLSAGMRRMAWNKLQELVPATTGLVACFGLPISYRGLVFNVAAIAANGKLLGLVPKRNLAGDGIHYEPRWFKPWPEGKRSFYEEGDQKIPLGDLVFDFGGTMLGLEICEDAWVASRPGSQLAELGVDLILNPSASHFAFHKQEVRRRFVLEGSRAFHAAYVYANLLGNEAGRAIYDGGAMVASAGHLLTEAPRFSFQNCVVTTAVVDIDVNRMNRAKSDAFVLNFDAAKDQVVNADFSLPHCEPDVPNLVPASWEESEHLKEEEFTRAVSLGLFDYLRKSRSRGFVVSMSGGADSAAVTTLCAYMVQFAMQDIGIHQIAKRLSYIDGLDGLANPSDVNTKLLTCVYQATRNSGEITYNAAKQVAETVGADFHSVDVDDLVQGYTKLGEQIMGRPLTWDDDDIALQNIQARTRSPSIWLVANLKGALLLSTSNRSEAAVGYATMDGDTSGGLCPISGIDKAFLREWLVWMENEGPRGIGCLSVLSVINQQQPTAELRPAEQGQTDEADLMPYTMLDMIERLAIRDKQIAVEVLMHLRQRYPGHSPRELGAYIERFFQLWSRNQWKRERYAPGFHLDDENLDPKTWCRFPILSGGFRVELRDMWNKIEEMDPQSFEAG, via the coding sequence GTGCTGAATGTGAAAGTTGCCGCCGCGGTTCTCAATCAAACACCAATGGATTGGGAGGGGAATACACGCAATATCCTGGAGGCCCTGGAAAAGGCTCGCGATGCTGGGGCATCGGTTATTTGTCTGCCAGAGCTTTGCATTACCGGATACGGCTGCGAGGATGCCTTTCTTTCGGCGGGCATGCGGCGCATGGCTTGGAACAAGCTGCAGGAGTTAGTCCCTGCCACCACGGGCCTGGTCGCCTGTTTCGGGCTTCCCATTTCGTATCGCGGCTTGGTATTCAACGTCGCGGCGATCGCTGCGAATGGAAAGCTGCTGGGACTAGTCCCGAAACGTAACCTGGCTGGGGACGGCATTCACTACGAACCACGCTGGTTTAAGCCTTGGCCGGAAGGGAAACGATCTTTCTATGAAGAAGGCGACCAGAAGATACCACTGGGAGATCTCGTCTTCGATTTCGGTGGCACAATGCTCGGCCTGGAAATTTGCGAAGATGCCTGGGTTGCTAGCCGACCTGGGAGCCAATTGGCTGAACTCGGCGTCGACCTTATCCTCAATCCCAGCGCCAGCCACTTTGCTTTCCATAAGCAGGAAGTCCGGCGACGCTTCGTGCTGGAGGGCTCCCGAGCTTTTCATGCCGCATACGTTTATGCCAATCTGCTCGGCAACGAGGCGGGAAGGGCCATTTACGATGGTGGAGCGATGGTCGCTTCAGCTGGCCACTTACTAACTGAGGCCCCGCGGTTTAGCTTTCAAAACTGCGTAGTCACCACTGCCGTCGTCGATATTGATGTCAACCGAATGAACCGCGCTAAGAGCGATGCATTTGTGCTGAATTTTGATGCCGCAAAAGACCAGGTCGTCAACGCGGACTTCTCGCTGCCCCACTGCGAGCCCGATGTGCCGAATTTGGTGCCGGCAAGTTGGGAAGAGTCGGAGCATCTGAAAGAAGAAGAGTTCACGCGGGCGGTCTCACTTGGACTGTTCGACTACCTGCGAAAGAGTCGCTCACGCGGGTTTGTCGTCTCGATGTCGGGCGGTGCCGATTCGGCCGCGGTGACGACGTTGTGCGCTTACATGGTTCAGTTCGCGATGCAGGATATCGGGATTCATCAAATTGCAAAGCGTCTGTCATACATTGATGGTCTCGACGGCTTAGCAAATCCAAGTGACGTGAACACCAAGCTTCTGACGTGCGTGTATCAGGCAACTCGCAACAGTGGCGAAATCACCTACAACGCGGCGAAGCAAGTTGCGGAAACGGTAGGTGCCGACTTTCATAGCGTCGACGTCGACGACTTAGTTCAAGGCTACACGAAGTTGGGCGAGCAGATCATGGGACGCCCGCTGACTTGGGATGACGACGACATCGCACTTCAGAACATACAAGCTCGAACGCGTTCACCCAGTATTTGGTTGGTGGCTAACTTGAAGGGGGCTTTGCTGCTTTCGACCAGTAACCGTAGCGAGGCGGCCGTCGGCTATGCCACGATGGATGGCGATACCAGCGGCGGGCTGTGCCCGATATCCGGAATCGATAAGGCTTTTCTCCGCGAATGGCTTGTCTGGATGGAAAACGAAGGGCCACGCGGAATCGGGTGTTTATCGGTGTTGAGCGTGATTAATCAACAGCAGCCAACAGCTGAGCTTCGCCCGGCTGAGCAAGGTCAAACGGACGAGGCCGATTTGATGCCGTACACAATGCTCGACATGATCGAACGTTTAGCGATTCGTGATAAGCAGATTGCGGTTGAGGTGCTGATGCATCTGCGGCAACGTTACCCCGGACACTCGCCCCGCGAACTGGGCGCGTACATCGAACGGTTTTTCCAACTATGGAGCCGAAATCAATGGAAACGGGAACGTTACGCCCCTGGCTTCCATCTAGATGACGAGAATCTTGATCCGAAAACTTGGTGTCGCTTTCCGATCCTCTCTGGTGGATTCCGGGTTGAGCTCCGCGATATGTGGAACAAGATCGAAGAAATGGACCCGCAATCGTTCGAGGCAGGTTAG
- a CDS encoding peptide chain release factor family protein: MPKGIDHPAAWPAEELLKRCETKRLRRGGPGGQHRNKVETAVVIRDTVSGKSAEANEKRSQEANRQVALFRLRVVLATELSTDIELSTLPSELWRSRLRSGKLLVNPNHDDFPSLLAEAISGLHASGWDAAATAEQLQCSTSQLVKFLKNEPAAFTLLNRHRTEAGLKPLK; the protein is encoded by the coding sequence ATGCCTAAGGGAATCGATCACCCCGCGGCCTGGCCCGCGGAAGAACTGCTAAAACGCTGCGAAACGAAGCGATTGCGTCGCGGCGGCCCTGGCGGCCAACATCGCAACAAGGTCGAGACGGCGGTCGTGATCCGAGATACGGTCAGCGGCAAGAGTGCCGAGGCAAATGAAAAACGCTCGCAAGAGGCCAATCGCCAAGTCGCGTTGTTTCGGCTGCGCGTGGTGCTGGCAACGGAATTGTCAACTGACATAGAACTGTCCACATTACCGAGCGAACTCTGGCGTTCTCGACTGCGTAGTGGAAAGCTCTTGGTTAACCCCAATCATGACGATTTCCCCTCGTTACTAGCAGAAGCGATCTCCGGATTGCACGCTTCCGGATGGGACGCAGCCGCTACAGCTGAGCAATTGCAGTGCTCGACCAGCCAATTGGTGAAGTTTTTGAAGAATGAGCCAGCAGCGTTCACGTTATTAAATCGACATCGCACGGAAGCGGGCCTCAAACCCCTGAAGTGA
- a CDS encoding SDR family oxidoreductase: MASRKIVVTGVTKGLGRAMVDGFIDAGHQVAGCGRSADKIDGLAEQYGSPHRFDVVDVTNDKDVERWGNDVTASFGVPDLLINNAAIINENNPVWQVPTNEFSHIVDINIKGVFHVLKAFVPAMIEQKSGVIINISSGWGRTTSPEVGPYCATKYAIEGLTKSLAQELPEGMAAIPLGPGMIHTEMLEKCFSDGASSAPSPQQWAEYAVPFILSLGADESGQSISIVK, from the coding sequence ATGGCCTCACGAAAAATTGTTGTCACCGGCGTGACCAAAGGACTCGGGCGAGCCATGGTCGACGGCTTCATCGACGCGGGTCATCAAGTTGCCGGCTGTGGCCGATCGGCCGACAAGATCGACGGCTTGGCGGAACAGTACGGTAGCCCACATCGTTTTGATGTGGTCGATGTGACCAACGACAAAGATGTTGAACGCTGGGGGAACGATGTCACTGCGTCGTTCGGCGTACCCGATCTTCTCATCAATAACGCCGCGATCATCAACGAGAACAATCCTGTCTGGCAGGTACCTACCAACGAGTTCTCGCACATCGTCGATATCAACATCAAAGGGGTCTTCCACGTTCTTAAGGCTTTCGTGCCTGCAATGATTGAGCAGAAGTCGGGCGTCATTATCAATATCAGCTCTGGTTGGGGCCGTACCACTTCTCCAGAAGTCGGGCCTTACTGCGCGACCAAATATGCGATTGAAGGTTTGACGAAGTCGCTCGCTCAGGAACTGCCCGAGGGGATGGCGGCCATTCCGCTTGGTCCAGGGATGATCCACACCGAAATGCTGGAGAAGTGTTTCTCCGATGGAGCATCGAGTGCCCCAAGCCCGCAGCAGTGGGCTGAGTACGCCGTCCCTTTCATTTTGTCGTTAGGGGCAGACGAGAGCGGGCAATCGATCAGCATCGTGAAGTAG
- a CDS encoding DUF4105 domain-containing protein encodes MNAPSPTTRLPLHRWSCRLLLVTGMLWLISNAIGCKAIVATNNRTWAPDQSKLPISEISGDNITIHNVRNCRYATSDEYVVQYYDKDVRLSDVQSVDFIVVPFKDSPSIAHTMLSFGMKNGDYLVSSVEIRKEAHEEYSPWKGFFNQYELMYVIGDERDIISLSSNYYKSDVYLYRTIAQPEQAQALFLDVVKRANELAAHPEFYNTLTNNCTTNIVSHVNKIAPKSIPYDMRILLPGYSDEYAYSLGLLDNRVPFEQLHRESKINNLAERYRDDSDFSQLIRR; translated from the coding sequence GTGAACGCGCCGAGCCCGACAACACGCCTCCCCTTACATCGCTGGTCATGCCGACTCTTGTTGGTAACGGGGATGTTATGGCTGATCAGTAATGCCATCGGATGTAAAGCGATTGTTGCCACCAACAATCGCACTTGGGCTCCTGACCAGTCGAAGTTACCGATCAGCGAAATCAGTGGCGACAACATCACGATTCATAACGTGCGTAACTGCCGTTACGCGACGTCGGACGAATACGTCGTGCAGTACTACGACAAGGATGTTCGGTTAAGCGATGTCCAGTCGGTCGACTTCATTGTGGTGCCGTTTAAAGATTCGCCCAGCATAGCGCACACGATGCTTAGCTTCGGCATGAAGAATGGGGATTATCTGGTTTCCTCGGTCGAGATTCGAAAAGAAGCCCACGAAGAATACTCGCCCTGGAAAGGGTTTTTCAACCAATACGAGCTGATGTATGTGATCGGAGATGAACGCGACATCATCAGTCTGAGCTCGAACTACTACAAGAGCGACGTCTATCTCTACCGTACAATTGCGCAACCGGAACAAGCTCAGGCTTTGTTCCTCGACGTCGTCAAACGAGCCAACGAACTAGCTGCACATCCCGAGTTCTATAACACGTTGACCAACAACTGCACGACGAACATTGTCTCGCATGTGAATAAGATCGCGCCAAAGAGTATTCCTTACGACATGCGAATTTTGCTGCCAGGTTACAGCGATGAGTACGCATACTCCCTAGGTTTGCTCGACAACCGGGTGCCCTTCGAGCAGCTCCATCGAGAATCAAAGATCAATAACTTGGCCGAGCGTTATCGAGACGATTCCGACTTCTCGCAATTGATCCGTCGATAA